The sequence CGTGCGAACTACCAccatttcagtttcttttcttctttctccctAACAAATTCAGTGCGGACTACCACCGTTTATGTTTTCTTATATTAGTGTTCTTTTCAGTTTTATATGCTTATTTAAATTGTTCatgggattaatcaacaagattaaaagaaaacatatacCAAAATTATTATGTCTAGAAGTAAGAATATTACTGTCAGACTATCTGCATGAATGTTAAgaagaaaagttttatattaatattagaatATAAGCGAAAGAGTACTCAACTAAATATatgaactatatatatataacacataaAAGTTGCATGAActtttttgagagagaaaaaagttaCATGAATTTTATCGTTGTTGGACCTATATATAATcaattcttaaatataagactaaatatatgaatatttaccaaatcataataatattaggaaatattttaatGTCATTTTAGATGATCTAAAACcaaataagatttttattttttgttgtatgTCTAAACTCATGAGAGTGTGGAGTTATTGCAAGAATGATCTAAAACCAATAAAGATTCTACCTTGAAAACTCAACCCAAGATGTCTTACTTTAAATCACTATAGTATGGTAAGGATATCAAACCTTGAAAAACACACAAGGATAATGCATCCTAAGCAACTGAGAGATTCACAACCCTATAAAACTAAAGGGTGCCTCTTGAACAATAAGAATAATCATAACTTGAAGCACATTATCATACTTAATTCGacaaaaaagactcaagaaagtATTAGATcaattctaatttattttcctAATCTTTTATTGGTAAATTTTAGTTGTTAGTTTATTAATGAAAGAAATTCGAGCCCACAACCTCTCTTTTCCCTCTTCTCCCTTCAACCACCAAATCAACTTTATCACTCTTAATTTCTTTTCCTAATTATCATGAgtttttttgttaccatgacatTGGTGTGAAATATTCACTAGTTGATGACTAATTTCCATGTGAAGAATTTGGCTATTCACTTTTAgtggaatttttctttttatccacaAGACTGAAACTCAAGACCTTGCTTATGCGAACCAAGCCCAATATACCACTTAAATCAATGACTTATTGGTAAATTAATTCATGAGTTTAGAAGCTTAAGAATATTTtcctttattatataatttttatgatttttcatttatataattttaattaagttaacTTCAAAAGATAAGATTGAGAATCTCCTTAATTAGTTTTGAAATTAGATAAGATTTATAAAAGATGTAAATTGGTTTAGTAGATAAAATTCTAGATTTTTGTAAGTgccttattaataattaataattgattatcTAATCGATAATAAAGGAATTTATCACTGTATGTGGGCAATCAATTACaacaaaaagaattttaattgattattttgtgGGATAATCAATTAGTGGAGTTGGCAATTGATTGTTCATTCTATATTATCCCAAAACTAGTTTTCCATAAATATTATCAAAGAGCACTTAATCAATcctaattttacattttataaatAGATTTATCAATGTTTAACTTCTGAagattattttctttgaaaaaaaaagaaacaactactaaagattctttcaaaaacattttttcttgatttgggaaaattttattttgattttatgttttccaAATTATTTTCATGAGCCAATCTGTTGAacctttgattttcaaaatggtGTTTATTGTTACaacatttgaaaatcatttttattaaagaaaatatttgatttagttttagATTTTACAAATTTTCCTAATAAGCCAATCATAGCTGAATTTATAAGTCTTACACAAGTTTCTAAGAAGAGATAAGTATATCCTTTGAATTATTTCATCAAAACCTTTATATACTTCAACAATAAGAGGTcgtgatttttaaaatagtggTTGCCACTCGTTACCTTAGTCAATATAAGAGTTCAATAATGCTAGAACAAGCAGGTAGAAAagttataaaatgtttattttttttttactttttatttattttagaaccAATGATGTTCAACACCACATTGAGCATCCAGAGTGGGATCAAAATGGTAGAGATAATATgattgtaaaatatatattttttttttacaagaagtGGGCCAAAGTCAAGTCCACTAGCCTTGTCACATACAATGGAAAAAAAGGGTGATGTTAGATGCACCcaacattattgctggtgcacccagcaatttaaGTGAAGTGGATAAATGTTcttcacttaaaatttaaaaaccctCCCTCTCCTCGAGGTACTGTTCCACTGTTAGTTTGTACGTTGCGCCATTTCCTCTTCCACTCACGCTGTGCttgcttcttcattttttccttgGTTTCCTCCTCGTGGTTTCATCCGTCTCTGTTGATTGCTTCTATTGTCGACATTAAGGACATCTCCACTAATCTTTGTTGCTTCCGCCGTCGAGGTAAGTTTTGTGCTCTTCGTTGTCTTTGTTAATGGTTGCTTCTAGTGTTTGGGGTGTTTTGGTTTCATACGGATCATATGATCCATATGTGTTATATGATCCGTGTAACGCATACGGATCAGCTGAtccatatgttatttttttaattaattaaaaaaatgaaaaaatagtttgtaatagaaaaaaaatttatgtaaaaagtgatattttgtttttgtttttaaatatttttttatgaaatataaatatattatttttttttggttgtaaatagttattgctattttttgaaataatagATAGTTTATTGTGAATTATGTGTTTAAATAGTTAGTTTATTTgtaattgtaaatataaaaatttaatttagttttaaaaataggtattgtttgcgttttaaataaaaatggttTATATTGAATTATGTTATGAAATagttattgattttaattttaaatatattaattttgtatttgtttataaatattttatttgtatgaaatataaatatattattttattatttatttgtaaatagttattgtttattagataaataaataaataaatactttattttgtattatgtttttaaatagttatttattttaattctaaatataatgaatttgtttttcctttaactataaaatattttttttatttaggaatgattttattgtaattgatttaagtattgtttgaattttgaccAAAAAATGTATGTATGTGAAAATTTGCAGATTATGGCTAGAACTAGAGGTTTAAGGCGTGCCTTAGGCACAGTTATACGAAGAGCCCTAGGGAGAGGGGATAATCATGATTCAGATGATGTTCCCCAGCGGCGAAGGCCCACAACATCCGCACGTAGGCAACGGGAAGTTGTCACTGTTGCTGAAGATGCTCCTCACGTGGATGACACAGCTGAAAAGCTATTCCAACATGGTGAAGAAGTTGTTGATGATGCCGAGGGTTTTCTAGGTGGGCCTCATGACACATTAATGCTGACTGCCTATGTTGATCATGTTGTAGTCGTTATTTGGAATGGAgaggtatttttaatttttaataaataatatttcaacaagtatttgttattatcgttaaaaattttaaaattatttaatttttttaggaacgtcctgaattgaagctatcctcccatggaaggaagGTTCAGAAATTTGGGAGGCCTGCTACTGAGATTGAAGGGTTGGTTGTTGTCACAAGATTAAGTCCTTTGATCGCATGTTCATTGGACACTGGCGATCGgggacttatatccgcatttgtcGAGAGGTGGCATAAGGAAACGAGCAATTTCCATCTTCCAGTAGGAGAGGTCACCATCACCCTCGATGATGTGGCCTCTTTGCTCCATTTGCCCATCATAGGAGCATTCCACAGCTTCGACACTCGTCATGTTGACGAAGTGGTGTTGATGTTAATGGAGTTACTTGAAGTTACTGGAGATGAAGCTAGAGCTGAGACACTGCAGTGTCATAGGGCATACGTATGCCTATCATGGCTACGAGAGATTTATCATAGTAAATGTGAGACCGGACACTGGACTGCAGCAGGTAGAGCGTATTTGCTGCACTTGTTAGGTTGCACtatttttgctaataagagtgcaacacaTGTGCTTGTCGTGTTCTTAGTCGCCTTCCGAGACCTCAGTCAGAGTGGAAGCTACACATGGGGAGCTACTGCCCTAGTGCACatgtatgataatttgaatgatgCTTGCAAGAGCGGCGACAGACAACTTGCTGGATATATCACATTTTTACAGGTAATTgtgaatgattttttattcaattgttgtttttaataatttttttaatatgttcatgtgtaatttttttgttcttatcaAATTTGTGTAGTGTTGAATTTATGGCATTTTCCATCTGTTGTCGAGGCTTTTACGAACTCAGACTATCATGAAAGTCCACGTGCCTGCCGCTGGACATCTATGAAGGCCTCTACAAAGGCATTACCGACATCGACGTATAGAGAGCGTCTTGATCAATTGACGACTGCTGATGTTTGCTGGATGCCTTATGGTGACCACTGTGCAGTTCGGGAGTTTGACCTTATTTCATGCTTTTCGAGACATATTCGACGGGGTCCCATTGTCGTCATACACCGACTAGAGAGGGTGGTGCGACAATTTGGGTATGTTTAGATGATTCCTCCACACTGTGCAGGTCCAAGACTATGCTTTGAAGACATTGACGATAGATGGATGCATTTCTCTTACTACCTAGCATCGGTGGGCCAAATTTGTGTTGTAACTAGACAATGTGCACACGACTACATGGAGTGGTTCTACCTAATTTCACACCCATTCATGAGGCCAGCATAGCCCGGTGATGCACCCAGACATCCACCTGTCATGCAAGATAGGACATATGTGGAACCAAATATGCCTGAGATCCCGGTGGCGCCAACATTTATGGAGGAAGCACCTGCACAAGGACCTTTTTATGCGGAGCAGcctagacatgcagtggtaacaTTTTAATTCATGTTATTCTTAATTTATTCTCATTTAATTATGCAATATGGAATACCTTATCCGTTGTTGTCAATGTCATAGGATGCTTGTCAAGCAATTGCAGAAAGGTTAGAGAGGTTGCTCAACCTAAGGATAGTTACTAAAGGCATAGAAGCACATGATGTGATGCAAGACTACATACGGATTGCTAGAAGTGTCACACATGAACACTATGTCAATCATTTATAGACtatgtttatcattttatttggtcaattttattttctggtgttgccaattttatttgaattgtttttattattactaatgCCAAACGTATATCATTTAACACCAAAGTGTAACACTAAACCTTGGTTTGCACGTTGCGGTTAACTCTAACAACACACGTAACAAAATCTAAGTAATATATTAAtgtaacaaataattatatattaatgtagGACATTACAAAGTCAGCGGAACCTAAATCTTCACTCTTCACTTAAATCAACATAGTctcttttcaacatcatcaaattTCTGTACTgatgcattctactaatatatggcgtttgtgaatgtatgaatacatgattttgatgatgccaaagaagaatcaaacaaggttgcttcaaaggttaagcattgcttcaagattaacacaaggttgcttcaacaaaacaaagccttgcttcaagattaactcaagatcaagtcttacctcaaaacaaagtgtttccaagacatccaaggctctggtattcgattaccaggtagtgtaatcaattaccagaagatagttttgaaaaaaagcttttaaaaagggttttgaatttgaattttgaacctgtaatcgattaccagatgtttgtaatcgattaccagcaacggaactcttgaaattcaaattcaaaagtcatgacccttcaaaatataactgtgtaatcgattaccagaaacatgtaatcgattaccagtgaaaaaatttagaaaaagctttttgaaaagacacatctcttcaaaccattttgaaaaggcacgaagggcctatatatatgtatgtctaATTTCAAatagcaagagagagatattccaataGAATTTCATtatcaaatgctctctcaacaactcttgggcaaacacttgaaaatctattgagagttcatccaggaacttcaaattgtattatccactctaaaggagagaaatctttttgttcttttcagaaagtcaattgtaatcaagagactggttgtctcttgaattgtgagtttcctgaacacaagggaaagagattcctagggtgttcagaagttgtaaaaaggattgttttacaaagttagtgaaaatctcaagtgggttgcttgaggactggaagtaggcatgggaagtggctgaaccaatacaaatcaagtttgcatttctctcttccattatctcatttattttattgcaataaattttgtcttgcatgtttaaagaacattgttaaattgattgttgcttcttctgcattctgagccaatcatttagaagggggttaaaagtttgttagtgggaatttAGAAACTTAATTCATCCTCCCTCtaaagttattgaggccacttgtccaacaaagtTGACCACTGCTTTGCCTGAGGATGATAATTCCTAGACCATGACAAAGCTAGAGGCGGTAACAAGCTTTGGTCTCTTAAATAACCTCTTACACATGCACAAACAattcaaaagttatgagcatacAATTATTGACATTATGTAAAATATACAATTACGAtgaatgtacctgaacaaaatgattgccaAAAACATGTCCAATACATATTATGCGATGCATAGAAGAATCtattggtggttgacttctaaaaGGAGAAAACGTCATGCTTTGTTGCAgagacaacgatacaaggattacattatactgcgatgcaatgacatatcccatgtcggtaatatccatccacttatccataGTAACCTGCATAAACCAAGTACACACATGACATTTAGTTAAAGTTAattctaaacaaaaacaaaacataaattacataccatggataatccatcaacaagtagggacctctttaattcctcaaatctgcCAATGCCACCAAAGAGGTTGACATACTCATCAAACCATttggcaagttctttaagcaaatggTTGCACACCAACGACCATgaatcttcacccatacctaataacaTAGCAATCGCACGATATCCACGGTTACCGTCAGCTTTGACATCCAcaatgtttttaatgaaattgtgaatgaatagatgaaattgatccaacatcagcATGGTCCTTCTTGGAATGGCCTGGTCAGATGATAATGCACTACGTTTGActgaaaaattactatttttcacAGAATGTAAAgtatcaacatactcccagtaagacggatcacgctttgttaATCTTTGGTGTTTGGTCATCAATTTCTTCTTTGCACCTTTGTTGTTGACCTTTTTTGGAGTAGGACACAGAGTTTTGATCAGGGTACGCAATTTCTCAGAGTTTACTCTTTAGAGTTACTTTGCAACAAACATCAAGCTCCTCAAATCGCTTGGATATAACTCCCATTTCTTCAATTATGGCCACTTGGGGCTCAAATAACCCTTGGTGTAACATtccattttttgtaaataaattcaaaaaggcatttaagtaaaaataaataaataaataaagttttagagaACGGCGAgacttttataattaaataaataaagaaaaatagttgtaataaaataatgctttaatatatatatatatatatatatatatatatatatatatatatatatatatatatatatatatttgatttattcatttaataggaaataaaataatgttcctttttataaaataataaaaataaataaacagaaaataatAAGCTGTGAGTATCCTAGGTATAAATAATGatatgttaggtcagttttcagaccgAAGATGCCTTCTCTtcccctcattttcgttttcccTCTCCTCCTCcccaaaatcctttttttttctagcagcccaccaaacctgtctcagaaaaatgatgatcttggactcattcaccgttggattgtcgAGCAATTTAACCACCACGTTAGCAACCCAATTTCGAGAATTCGTTGGAAATTGCAAAAAACATGTcagagctaagagaaatacccttcgcatcgtagctttctcttttcccgcaAAAACCCAAAatggtctcagtaaaactacgatcccggttttgttaaccgttggagtttcatgaaattttgatacgttgtttgaaattaaatttttcacaccttcaccattgggatttgcaaGATTATCTtcttagagagagaaaaaggaatcgcattaAGATAGTACAAATGGAGGTTTCAatcccttctcattctctctaaaGTTTGGGAACCCTACCAGAACAGCCagaggaaaaattgaaaaatctcAGGAACTTACTAGAGATGCCGTTATCATTGTCGGAAGAcatgtgagcccgcttagaggtaagggatgagacTATCATAATTGGGGATAAGAATGAACATGTATAGAGATCcatagaggattaaattggagtttattttgggatgtttattgacttataattttttatttatggttataaatacaatattattgtgttttatgtaccaattgatgttctgataagaattgattgataagcttgagtgctcttgatgtttttgtgttttgacccatgattttgatataattgtgtaaaattatttgaggggttttattCCCCATGTTATGATAATTTGAACCTGTGATTAATGGTcaatgtgtattgagatgtgagCTATGGACTatacaatcacacaattgtaagaccatttaagggcaacgagtattgtgatgggatccactgtgggaacccgacagttaaaatgattttgaaaacaattgagtagttgtgtgtattgcatggTTTATAGGTAAAGTGTATGTGATTCATGAAGTGTGTTTAGCACTTGATATGACAATAATTGcattgtgagttgtgaattatacaataacctgacCAGTGTTGATGCACAATGTTGAAGAAAAAGTGtaagtttcctatttaggaaccagtgttaaattgtagcgcaatgtgttaaacatgtttgaaacacgagtgtaaggtcgtgggtattgtataattcatgagcaatgcttataaatgaaatatgtgatgaattgtggaataacatgttgccttgagattatgatattgttattgagattaagtataagtgtaaagttgaacatgtgttaatttgtgagatacgtgtaaacatgtaaTGATGaattgtgacactatgagatgtgaaattatgaatgagttttggctgtgaataagtgtgtggtaaACAATTAATGagacattacttgtgttgtaagctgtgaattgtacaataacccgaccagtgttgatgcgcagtgttaaagagaaagtgtaggtttcctatttaggaaccagtgttgaagagaaaatgtaggtttcctattcaggaaccaatgttaaattgtagcgcaattgtgttaagcgtgcttaaaacacgagtgtgaggtcgtgggtattatataattcattagCAGTGTCTTCATGCAataatgattttaggggttggacctgaatcaggagggagtgaccctgacggactcttcggagtgtaggccttaggGGTCACCCattttgagtgctcctttaagcctatgttgataccatatgattggagcattctcgcaaaacactgtgaccctgactggtctctctatgattttacttagtgagagtgacctgacatacccattgtgtggtgtcccttgttatgtactcctaagtgccccagggtggtttttcacagacatggtaccacattgcatataggcttgagtcttagcataattgttgcataacaccTACTAATTGttcattatgaaattgatgtgttattatgtcttgatcagattATGTGATTCATGTgcaatgtgattgatgattgaaaagtgaattttaaatgacaaagtgatgaaattatGTGaattatgtttaagtaagttatccctcatttatatgatatgtatatcttgttatattgtttctctattagttaggaatgtgataactcactccctgtgtgttgtttgtgtttggatcctgtgatgatcttgaactttgtgttcgggggagcagatgactaggtgaattgctttaaagaaccttgtgctgaaagaCGTCGTGACACAacactctgataggatgtgacattgggatatagggttttatattaattgtatgaagtcttagacgaccttgtttcaatcgagatgactttattatttatttgaacaagtttgaatatgatgtagaagaaagtgaatgtgagcttTTTAcccctttgaaaggcttgtttttaaaaatgttttaaaaatacttttaattaatatttgaatttttattcctttgttagtatatatgtgaggggtagagcgtgtcacatttagtggtgtcagagcaggtcgaacctttcggACAGTGTGTTATGTGCTTACCATATTCTAGTGTGCACTCTATGTGATTACTTATGAATGTTTTTATTGAGCATACTtgaattattagttttatttttctttgcatgattaaatgagattgaaCGATGCTTGTGATGTGCCTTGCATCCTTAATGTCTGCTATACCATAAATCCATTGTTGAGTCATGGTTATGAGATTGACCATCTctataatttgtgaagtgcGGTTGGATATTATGGCAAGCCATTGGGTGATGCAAGTAGTCTTGATATTGATTTATAACGTGTGTTAATGAACCTTTATCTTCATGTGTGTATGTTGTTAGTTAGCTTATTCTCCCTTGATGTGTGGATTAGTGTTGTAAGAACCTTTTGAAccgtatatatatatgtcttggATGAGTGAGTCCTTCTTGATGTGTAAACGCATGACTACTTAACTTCCTTTATTTTGTGTGTAGTCGTGAATGTAGTTGTTGAAGTTTGTGATTCCTTAATACATCCTTATTAACTGTTTAATTCTTACTTCCTATATGTACGTTATATACTTGTTATAGGAACCTTATAATTCTGTATGCTTGTAGTATAGTGTTTTGCGTTAATTGCATAGATAGTATGGTTGTTTGTGATTTCTTGTTCTTAGCGATGTTGATACTCTATAGTTCAAGGACTTGTATTGAGATATATTTCATAAAGAATACTTTTTTGACCGTACCTTCTGATTCTAGTGCAACATATTCTTTGTGTTGCGTGCTTAAGTCAAGTAATTTGATTATAATTGCAAGCTTGAGTATAATTCATTCTTTGTGTTATGAGCCTACATCAAACAATTGGATTACTGATGTTTCTGTCACAATCAAGTTATTGTTAACATCTCCACATGGTTGTACATTGCgatcatgtttttgtttctagaATTCATTTGAAATGTTTGTTGTTAATTTTGAATGAGTGATCcttcttgatttaaaaattatcgTCTCCTAATCAATTGTGTGTTCATCTTGTTATTGGCTGATCATCTTCCAATCACGTCTTGTTAGACTGCTTGATATATTGTCATGTTGTTACTTCTGTTACGAATAGAGAGAGACTTCGCTCTTGTTAATCACGTTAAGAAGTTTCGAAAGGAAATACTTGAGTGGGCATTATCATTGTTACCTATAGATGAAAGTCAACTTAGTAATACTTGTGTTCCTTGAGGATGTGCTAGTTACCACTTAAGTGCGAGATTGAAAAATCTTCTAGGTGTAGTACCTATAAAACTTGTAACCATAGTTCTTGGGAAATATTTGGTATAGAGTTGTTTAACAACATAGAGTCGTTGGAAAAgttgtgaaaaataattaagaggttTAGTGTAAAACCTTAAGAAGAGTGTAAGGTAGTTAGTAAGGCGTTAATTGCTAAGCATGGAAGGGCTCAAGATTGAGTGTTCTAGCATAAGGTATGTAACCTAAACGATTATTGATGATAGTTGTATGATTAGCGGG comes from Glycine soja cultivar W05 chromosome 20, ASM419377v2, whole genome shotgun sequence and encodes:
- the LOC114401794 gene encoding protein MAIN-LIKE 2-like produces the protein MARTRGLRRALGTVIRRALGRGDNHDSDDVPQRRRPTTSARRQREVVTVAEDAPHVDDTAEKLFQHGEEVVDDAEGFLGGPHDTLMLTAYVDHVVVVIWNGELSSHGRKVQKFGRPATEIEGLVVVTRLSPLIACSLDTGDRGLISAFVERWHKETSNFHLPVGEVTITLDDVASLLHLPIIGAFHSFDTRHVDEVVLMLMELLEVTGDEARAETLQCHRAYVCLSWLREIYHSKCETGHWTAAGRAYLLHLLGCTIFANKSATHVLVVFLVAFRDLSQSGSYTWGATALVHMYDNLNDACKSGDRQLAGYITFLQFGSLTLFHAFRDIFDGVPLSSYTD